The following coding sequences are from one Haploplasma axanthum window:
- a CDS encoding N-acetylmannosamine-6-phosphate 2-epimerase has translation MSKEELLKKIKGGLIVSCQAQENEPLHSDFIMSRMALAAKVGGAVAIRANGVKDIKAIKEVVDLPIIGLIKRDYPNTERYITPTLKEIKELVEVGVDIVAMDATDRDQNDGVSLEEKVKFLHDNGVLAMADISTLEEGIIAQVKGFDIISTTLSGYTSYSPQIKEPDFKLVEDLTKSVSLPIVAEGRITELNDLKKILKFNPFSVVIGGAITRPQQITARYVEIINSCK, from the coding sequence ATGAGTAAAGAAGAATTATTGAAAAAAATTAAGGGCGGACTAATAGTTTCGTGTCAAGCTCAAGAAAATGAACCACTCCATAGTGACTTTATTATGAGTAGAATGGCTTTAGCTGCAAAAGTAGGTGGAGCTGTTGCTATTAGAGCGAACGGTGTTAAGGATATCAAAGCAATCAAAGAAGTTGTTGATTTACCAATTATTGGATTAATAAAGAGAGATTATCCAAATACAGAAAGATATATTACTCCTACACTAAAAGAAATTAAGGAATTAGTTGAAGTTGGTGTTGATATTGTTGCAATGGATGCGACAGATAGAGATCAAAATGATGGCGTAAGTCTAGAAGAAAAAGTTAAGTTTTTACATGATAATGGTGTACTTGCAATGGCGGATATATCAACATTAGAAGAAGGTATTATTGCTCAAGTAAAAGGTTTTGATATTATTTCTACAACACTTTCTGGTTATACAAGTTATTCGCCACAAATAAAAGAACCTGATTTTAAATTAGTTGAAGATTTAACAAAGAGTGTTAGTTTACCAATTGTTGCTGAAGGTAGAATAACAGAATTAAATGATTTGAAAAAAATTCTTAAGTTTAATCCTTTTTCAGTGGTAATTGGTGGAGCAATTACACGTCCACAACAAATTACAGCTAGATATGTTGAGATAATTAATTCATGTAAATAA
- a CDS encoding FAD-dependent oxidoreductase has translation MKKYDAVVVGGSLGGVLSAYSLAKKNHKVLLIEETDWIGGQLTSQGVPSDEHDFIEKTGCTKTYREYRNKVREYYRNHENIIDELKSKEVFNPGNGWVSKNAHEPVLAHKLLNEMLEPFNNLDIWLNSKVIKANFDDFKIYEITVLTEDKYVTVSSKFFIDATDNGDLLPITNTKYVTGAESFDEYNEPHAPKIAHPLDMQPITWVAAISYDEGGNHLIEKPAMYDLFKSYQMPFNESVLSWYAAGLDLNSKRLFSMFATKGTEYENTPAMFTYRQILEPKHFKNQENVLPTTLLNWPQNDYFLGNIIENNDIEYHKYAAKQLTLSLIYWLQTEAKRCDGKGFGYPEIMLSPKTLGTSTGLAKAPYIRESRRIKALYTIKEQDINKRYALKKPKYFDSVGVGLYHIDLHMTTETKTYFFDETWPFEIPLGALIPETKQNLIAGCKNIGTTHVTNGCYRLHPIEWNIGEVAGLFVSYCLENNYTPHEVYKNKKSIKDFQDKLILEGVQLEWPDYVFKEGVK, from the coding sequence GCATATAGTTTAGCAAAGAAAAATCATAAAGTATTGTTAATTGAAGAAACTGATTGGATTGGTGGACAATTAACCTCACAAGGAGTTCCTAGTGATGAACATGATTTTATTGAAAAAACTGGATGTACAAAGACATATCGAGAATATCGTAACAAAGTAAGAGAATATTATCGAAATCATGAAAACATTATTGATGAATTAAAAAGTAAAGAAGTTTTTAATCCAGGTAATGGATGGGTTAGTAAGAATGCTCATGAACCTGTATTAGCTCATAAATTATTAAATGAGATGTTAGAGCCTTTTAATAATTTAGATATATGGTTGAATTCTAAAGTTATTAAAGCAAACTTTGATGATTTCAAAATTTATGAAATTACTGTTTTAACAGAAGATAAATATGTAACAGTTAGTTCTAAGTTTTTTATAGATGCAACTGATAATGGTGATTTATTACCAATAACAAATACAAAATATGTTACTGGTGCTGAATCCTTTGATGAATATAATGAACCACATGCTCCAAAAATTGCACATCCACTTGATATGCAACCAATAACATGGGTTGCAGCAATAAGTTATGATGAGGGTGGAAATCATTTAATTGAAAAACCAGCGATGTATGACTTATTTAAAAGTTATCAAATGCCTTTTAATGAATCAGTTTTAAGTTGGTATGCTGCTGGATTAGATCTTAATAGTAAGCGATTATTTAGTATGTTCGCAACTAAGGGGACTGAATACGAAAATACTCCTGCAATGTTTACATATCGTCAGATATTAGAACCTAAACATTTTAAGAATCAAGAGAATGTTTTACCAACTACACTATTAAACTGGCCGCAAAATGATTATTTCTTAGGAAATATTATTGAAAATAACGATATTGAATATCATAAATATGCAGCTAAACAGTTAACACTATCATTAATTTATTGGTTACAAACAGAAGCAAAACGTTGTGATGGAAAGGGATTTGGTTATCCTGAAATAATGTTATCTCCAAAAACATTAGGAACTTCAACAGGGCTTGCTAAAGCACCGTATATTAGAGAATCAAGAAGAATAAAAGCACTGTATACAATTAAAGAACAAGATATTAATAAACGTTATGCGCTAAAAAAACCTAAATATTTTGATAGTGTTGGTGTTGGTTTATATCATATTGATCTTCATATGACAACAGAGACTAAAACATATTTTTTTGATGAAACATGGCCATTTGAAATTCCACTTGGAGCTTTAATTCCAGAAACAAAACAAAACTTGATTGCAGGTTGTAAAAATATTGGCACTACTCATGTTACTAATGGATGTTATAGACTTCATCCAATTGAATGGAATATTGGAGAAGTAGCTGGTTTGTTTGTAAGTTATTGTCTAGAGAATAACTATACTCCACACGAAGTCTATAAGAATAAAAAATCAATAAAAGATTTTCAGGATAAACTAATTCTAGAAGGTGTACAATTAGAGTGGCCTGATTATGTATTTAAAGAAGGTGTAAAATAA
- a CDS encoding SGNH/GDSL hydrolase family protein, with protein MKYIDLKNEDHFKIYGSIALEDEGYRRLLKEDRDKIREFNKDVAYLATNSSGIQARFKTNSAKINIKVVIDSVANMNHMSALGQCGLDLYVYNQSFNEYVFHNSTVYNSKLTEYEYDLGRFETNEDKELILNLPLYMGAKQIEVGIEDDAYLVPNYVRNEERIVIYGTSITQGGCVSRPGMLHTNVISRWMDCEIFNYGFSGSAFCEKELAEAIARVENPDLFIIDAQANAGVDDRLEKNLKLFIETYKVYHPNVPIIIASRIHFAVDLYNKEKIKKRKYYERWLKKVVKDYQQQGENIYFLDGSKVFKKHFTEMTVDGIHPNDLGSMEMAKYYYKKIREVLDTNNKNKEL; from the coding sequence ATGAAATATATTGATTTGAAAAATGAAGACCATTTCAAAATATATGGTTCAATTGCTTTAGAAGATGAAGGATATCGAAGACTATTAAAAGAAGATCGAGATAAAATAAGAGAGTTTAATAAAGATGTTGCTTACTTAGCTACAAACAGTTCTGGAATACAAGCTAGATTTAAAACAAATTCTGCAAAAATCAATATTAAAGTTGTAATTGATAGTGTTGCTAATATGAATCATATGTCAGCACTTGGTCAGTGTGGTCTAGATTTATATGTTTATAATCAAAGTTTTAACGAATATGTTTTTCATAATTCAACAGTTTATAATTCTAAACTAACTGAATATGAATATGATTTAGGAAGATTTGAAACAAATGAAGATAAAGAACTAATTCTTAATTTGCCACTCTATATGGGGGCAAAACAAATTGAAGTAGGTATTGAAGATGATGCATACTTAGTTCCTAACTACGTTAGAAACGAAGAAAGAATAGTTATTTATGGAACTAGTATTACACAAGGTGGATGTGTTTCAAGACCAGGAATGTTACATACTAATGTAATTTCAAGATGGATGGATTGTGAGATTTTTAATTATGGATTCTCAGGTTCTGCCTTTTGTGAGAAAGAACTTGCAGAAGCAATTGCTAGAGTTGAAAATCCAGATTTATTTATTATTGACGCACAAGCTAATGCTGGTGTTGATGATAGATTAGAAAAGAATTTAAAATTGTTTATTGAAACATATAAGGTGTATCATCCTAATGTTCCGATTATAATTGCTTCAAGAATTCACTTTGCAGTTGATTTATATAACAAAGAAAAAATCAAAAAAAGAAAGTATTATGAAAGATGGTTGAAAAAAGTTGTTAAAGACTATCAACAACAAGGGGAAAATATTTACTTTTTAGATGGTTCAAAAGTCTTTAAGAAACACTTTACAGAAATGACTGTTGACGGAATTCATCCAAATGATTTAGGTTCTATGGAAATGGCAAAATATTACTATAAAAAAATTAGAGAAGTCCTTGATACAAACAATAAAAATAAAGAACTTTAA
- a CDS encoding family 20 glycosylhydrolase, translating to MKKAIEELNRKGILIKNNICEYIKSDETKVVDNKLYYKTVSEGLVLLINNKKKLHMTLDSFGTMLDLSRGAVFKLSYIKELIYKQALMGVNQIWLYIEDVYELDGYPTFGYMRGRYTKDELKAIIEYAEIFEIEIVPSIQVLGHHGQFLRWPNSSPYKDQSQVLIVEEEKTYALIKKMIEWAKSNFKTNKIHVGMDETFGLGFGAFYKKNGYKDPMEIFTNHLNIVNEMALKEGFKEVMIWSDMFFRFLSPIEYYYDSNIVLDDKLVSRIPENVTLVYWDYYNHNDKIVSSMLKNHVDTKRKTVFASGTWVWTRFSYDKYQTDRTAKMHLKETLKTSVKDFILTQWMDDGAYADHKTSLLGVYEISCDLYFGGIANKKVFKEITNDDYNIAINKTKINETIMSQVGLLWDDPLLAIYLNNFTGNSYEEIEQHIVKQNEILKNLSLKKTPFEFLIMKINLLKLETRKTLLESYENKELNEGLIKTYQEIIKLVRKLNAYYQEMWYGRYKTFGLEVVQSRLGTQIIRFEEMIYIVKNYQKGDIIDVLEEKAIKDQYLSLKYNDIAFSVKPF from the coding sequence ATGAAGAAAGCAATTGAAGAATTAAATAGAAAAGGTATTTTAATAAAAAATAATATTTGCGAATATATAAAAAGTGATGAAACAAAAGTGGTAGATAATAAACTATACTACAAAACAGTTTCAGAAGGTTTAGTTTTGCTTATTAATAATAAAAAGAAACTTCATATGACGCTAGATTCATTTGGCACTATGCTTGATTTATCAAGAGGTGCCGTTTTTAAGCTTTCTTACATTAAAGAATTAATCTATAAACAAGCTTTAATGGGTGTAAACCAAATTTGGCTTTATATTGAAGATGTTTATGAGTTGGATGGATATCCAACTTTTGGGTATATGAGAGGTAGATATACTAAAGATGAATTAAAAGCGATTATTGAATATGCTGAAATATTTGAAATTGAAATAGTTCCTTCAATTCAAGTTTTAGGTCATCATGGACAGTTTCTACGCTGGCCAAATTCTTCACCATATAAAGATCAATCTCAAGTTTTAATTGTTGAAGAAGAAAAGACATATGCTTTAATCAAAAAAATGATTGAATGGGCAAAAAGCAACTTTAAAACAAATAAAATTCATGTTGGTATGGATGAAACATTTGGATTAGGATTTGGAGCTTTTTATAAAAAAAATGGTTATAAAGATCCAATGGAAATATTTACTAACCATTTAAATATTGTTAATGAAATGGCTTTAAAAGAAGGTTTTAAAGAAGTAATGATTTGGTCAGATATGTTCTTTAGATTTTTAAGTCCTATTGAATATTATTATGATTCAAATATTGTTTTAGATGATAAGTTAGTTTCAAGAATCCCAGAAAATGTTACATTAGTTTATTGGGATTATTACAATCATAATGATAAAATTGTTTCCTCAATGCTTAAAAATCATGTTGATACAAAAAGAAAAACAGTATTCGCATCTGGAACATGGGTTTGGACAAGATTTTCATACGATAAATACCAAACAGATAGAACAGCTAAAATGCATTTAAAAGAAACTTTGAAAACAAGTGTTAAAGACTTTATTCTTACACAGTGGATGGATGATGGAGCATATGCTGATCATAAGACTAGTTTGCTTGGAGTTTATGAAATATCGTGTGATCTTTATTTTGGAGGAATAGCAAATAAAAAAGTCTTTAAAGAAATTACTAATGATGATTATAATATAGCAATAAACAAAACAAAGATTAATGAAACAATAATGAGTCAAGTAGGTTTATTATGGGATGATCCTCTACTAGCAATCTATTTGAATAATTTTACGGGGAATAGTTACGAAGAAATTGAGCAACATATTGTTAAGCAAAATGAGATTTTAAAAAATTTGAGTTTAAAGAAAACGCCTTTCGAGTTTTTGATTATGAAAATTAATCTTTTAAAACTTGAAACAAGAAAAACATTATTAGAATCATATGAGAATAAAGAATTAAATGAAGGATTAATAAAAACATATCAAGAAATAATAAAACTAGTTAGAAAATTGAATGCTTATTATCAAGAAATGTGGTATGGCCGTTATAAAACGTTTGGATTAGAAGTAGTTCAATCAAGACTTGGAACACAAATAATTAGATTTGAAGAAATGATTTATATAGTTAAAAATTATCAAAAAGGAGATATCATAGATGTTTTAGAAGAAAAAGCTATTAAAGATCAGTATTTATCACTTAAGTATAATGATATTGCTTTTTCTGTTAAACCATTTTAG
- a CDS encoding fructose bisphosphate aldolase → MNQVQLDRMKNGLGFIAALDQSGGSTPKALKLYGINESRYSNDDEMFRLVHEMRTRIIKSPSFTKEHILGAILFENTMDRKIDGLYTADYLWNIEGIVPFLKIDKGLEEINENGVQLMKPIDGLDLLLKRAVERNIFGTKMRSVIKKANKEGIKEVVEQQFELAKVIASYGLVPIIEPEVDINIKDKKEAEAILLEELERNLKLLDKRTLVIFKLSLPTVANLYKPLLNDHRLVRIVALSGGYSREKANEILSKNSGVIASFSRALSEGLSDAQTAEEFDKTLKVAVDSIYKASIK, encoded by the coding sequence ATGAATCAAGTACAATTAGATAGAATGAAAAATGGTCTAGGATTTATTGCTGCCTTAGATCAAAGTGGTGGAAGTACACCAAAGGCATTAAAACTTTATGGTATCAATGAATCAAGATACAGTAATGATGATGAGATGTTTAGATTAGTTCACGAGATGCGTACAAGAATCATTAAGAGTCCATCATTTACAAAAGAACACATTTTAGGTGCGATTTTATTTGAAAACACGATGGATCGTAAAATTGATGGTTTGTATACAGCGGATTATTTATGGAATATTGAAGGTATTGTTCCATTTCTAAAGATTGATAAAGGTTTAGAAGAAATCAATGAAAATGGTGTTCAACTAATGAAACCTATTGATGGTCTAGATTTATTATTAAAACGTGCAGTTGAAAGAAATATCTTTGGAACTAAAATGCGCTCAGTTATTAAGAAAGCAAACAAAGAAGGAATCAAAGAAGTTGTTGAACAACAATTTGAACTTGCAAAAGTAATTGCATCATATGGTTTAGTTCCAATTATTGAACCAGAAGTTGATATTAATATTAAAGATAAAAAAGAAGCAGAAGCAATTCTTTTAGAAGAATTAGAAAGAAATTTAAAACTTCTAGATAAAAGAACTTTAGTAATCTTTAAATTATCACTTCCAACAGTTGCTAATCTATATAAACCATTATTAAATGATCATAGACTAGTAAGAATTGTAGCTTTATCAGGTGGATATTCAAGAGAAAAAGCAAATGAAATATTATCTAAAAATAGTGGAGTAATCGCGTCATTCTCAAGAGCTTTATCTGAAGGGTTAAGTGATGCACAAACAGCAGAAGAATTCGATAAAACTTTGAAGGTTGCTGTTGATTCAATTTACAAAGCTTCAATTAAATAA